One Nitrososphaerota archaeon genomic window carries:
- a CDS encoding DUF72 domain-containing protein, with the protein MEINSSFYAQPTTAMLKSWSEKTNDGFRFSFKALRMITHIQKLGKGSSELAVRFSKALDSLGPRRGPVLFQLPPYSKQDLSLLGGFLTETSSIKKRVFEFRHESWLKDETFETLEEHGAGFCIAETEDLEPVFRVTGGFAYFRLRKDSYDGRTIEKWAERILDAAKGAPEAYVYLRHDDTGENAVLAERLAEKLKAA; encoded by the coding sequence GTGGAGATCAACAGCTCATTCTACGCCCAGCCCACCACGGCGATGCTGAAGAGTTGGTCCGAGAAGACGAATGACGGGTTCAGGTTCTCATTCAAGGCCCTCCGCATGATAACTCACATTCAGAAGCTAGGGAAGGGTTCGTCCGAGCTTGCCGTGCGGTTCTCGAAGGCCCTGGACTCCCTCGGTCCGAGGAGGGGCCCAGTCCTGTTTCAGCTGCCTCCATATTCGAAGCAGGACCTCAGTCTGCTAGGAGGGTTCCTGACAGAGACTTCGAGCATCAAGAAACGGGTGTTCGAGTTCAGGCACGAGTCGTGGCTCAAGGATGAAACGTTCGAAACGCTCGAGGAGCACGGGGCGGGATTCTGCATAGCGGAGACCGAGGACCTGGAACCAGTATTTCGAGTCACGGGAGGTTTCGCTTACTTCCGGCTGAGGAAGGATTCCTACGATGGGAGGACTATCGAAAAGTGGGCTGAGAGGATCCTCGACGCGGCCAAGGGGGCGCCTGAGGCCTACGTCTATCTGCGGCACGACGACACTGGGGAAAACGCAGTTCTGGCCGAGAGGCTAGCTGAAAAACTGAAGGCGGCCTAG